The nucleotide window GGCGGGTTCGGGTCAGCGGCTTCTGGCCTCCCGTTGCAGGATATAGAAGGAGGCGGCGAGAATAAGCAGAGCACCAATCCAGAATTGTCCGACCGGCGCAAAGCCGAAGACGGCCCAGCCGAGCGCCACGTTGAAGGCCAGCTTGACATGATCGAACGGCTGCACATAGGCCGCATCGGCGACCGAATAGGCCCGTGCGCACAGCAGCTGGGCGATATAGACCAGAAGGCCGGACAGGACGATCAACCCCAGCCCAAGCATGGAAGGCATCACCAGATCGCTGCCCAGCAGCATGAAGGCATTGACCGGCGTCATCAGTAGCAACAGATAGATGGTTACGGTTTCCGGCGCTTCGTCGCCAGTCAGGGTCTTGGTCATGACGGAGGTGGCCGCCCAGAAGGCAGCGGCGACAACCGGCCAGAGAGCATGAATGGAGAAAGCGTCGGACCATGGTGCCAGAATGATCATGCCACCAATAAAGCCGACCACCGTTGCCATCAGGCGATGCGGGCCGACCTTTTCATGCAGAAACAGATAGGCCCCGAGGGTGACGAAGAAGGGCGACGTCATGATCAGGGCGATGGCCTGCCAGATGGGCACATAGGCCAGACCGGCGGTCCATGCCTGGGTGCCCAGAACGGCGAAGATCACCCGAAGGACATGCTTGCCAACCTGTTGGGTACGGGCTGCCCCGAGGCCGATCTTGAACAGCCACGGAAGGCTGAACAGGAAGGCGATGAAATACTGCCCGAATGCCACGATCAGCGAGCTAACGCCCAGTTTCATGGTCAGGTACTGAGTGGAGAGATTGACCAGAGCAAAGGCCAGACCTGCCACGATCATGTAGGCGGCGCCCCACAGGGCACCGGACCGTATGAGCGGCAGGGAAGCCGTATTGGAAGATTGGGAAATCTGATTCATTTCGCATACCTTGAAAGGATCCGTCCCTGCCGAATGCAGGACCGGACCAAAGCCAAAAGAATCAGGACGCACGGACAGCACATGTGTGTTCCGTCAGGAGGAACTCCTGTCGGCACGCCACTCTGTCACGTTCTCTTTCATCCGGACTGTAACCGTCGGCTCCGGAATTGCACCGGATCTGCTGACCATTCCCGCAGAGCCCGAAAAAGGCGCGTCAGGAATGCGCTCGCGGGCTTTCAGGCGCAGAGCCCTGAGGCTCCCTCGTCCTGTTACCGCCGGTGGGGACTTTCACCCCGCCCCGAGAACATGCTCAACCAGAAGCATTGCAGGCCAAGCCGGGCTAAAATGCGGGAAACAGGCCAAAATTGCAAGGAGGCTTTTGCTAATGAGATCCATGAGCCAATTCGATTGCTGGGCTCGGACCCTGCAGCCAAAGAAAAAGCGGGAACCAAGTCCCGCTTCCAGATCAACGCTTCCATATGGTTCGAGAAAGCGCCCCCGGGTTGGGGGCGTCAACTCTGCGCCTGTCAGCCCTGATAAGGGGCCTGATAGCCGCTGTCATTGGAGGGGCCACCCTGAGGGGCGGTCGACCGGGCGTTATGGCGGGCAGCCATGAAGCGGTCGAACTCCTCCTTGTCCTTGGCGCGATTGAGTTCGGCAAGAAATTCCTCGAACTCGGCCTTTTCGGCTTCCAGCTTGCGGCGCTCTTCTTCCAGGCGCTCCAGCTCTGCCTTGCGATATTCGTCGAAGGCCATGTTGCCGGTTTTCTCGAAACCGTATGACCGATGACGTCGGCTGCATCCGGATCCTTTGAACTCGCGATCGATTCTTGTCTTGAAATCCTTGAAAATTTCACGCATTTCATCACCCCAGATCATATAGGCCAACACTGCAAGACCAAGCGGCCAGAAGAAAATAAAGCCAAGTATCATCAGAGCCACATGAGAACCCTTCCAAGATGATTTGGCTGCTACACTGCGTGACATCGTCTCCCTTTCGTTCGGTTTACGTCTCATTTTCACATTGAACCTGAAGTATTCACTCAAGAATAACTTCGAATAGTTCAACTCACTCTCACAACACAAAAGGTGGTAAAGTAAAATTTGAACTTCAAGGGAATTTGTCCCAAATATATTTTTGTCTGCGGATCTTGAAATGGCGGAAAAGCTACCATTTGCCTGTCAAGAGGTGCGCATGGCAAAGCAATGAAAGGAATGACCTTCGCAATCGTCTCGGCTTATCAACATACTGGTGCACAAAAGGCATTTCAGAACGGCGTAATTTGCGATAGAAACAATCAAGTATCTGCAACTTTTGCAGAAATAAAATTGGTCAAACCCTGCCGAACTGGCAAGATATTGATGCCGGACCAATCGTATTTCGGCGACGGCACCCGTTGCCGACGATCACTTGGCTTGTGGGATATCATGCTTTTTGCTTCCCTGGCGGACCCGATTTTCGCCAATCGTCAGATTAAACTCGATACACTTGTGCGGCTGCGCTGGCTGGCCATTGGCGGCCAGTTGGTCGCGGTGCTTCTGGTCGCCCTCGGC belongs to uncultured Cohaesibacter sp. and includes:
- a CDS encoding DMT family transporter; this translates as MNQISQSSNTASLPLIRSGALWGAAYMIVAGLAFALVNLSTQYLTMKLGVSSLIVAFGQYFIAFLFSLPWLFKIGLGAARTQQVGKHVLRVIFAVLGTQAWTAGLAYVPIWQAIALIMTSPFFVTLGAYLFLHEKVGPHRLMATVVGFIGGMIILAPWSDAFSIHALWPVVAAAFWAATSVMTKTLTGDEAPETVTIYLLLLMTPVNAFMLLGSDLVMPSMLGLGLIVLSGLLVYIAQLLCARAYSVADAAYVQPFDHVKLAFNVALGWAVFGFAPVGQFWIGALLILAASFYILQREARSR
- a CDS encoding DUF2852 domain-containing protein: MILGFIFFWPLGLAVLAYMIWGDEMREIFKDFKTRIDREFKGSGCSRRHRSYGFEKTGNMAFDEYRKAELERLEEERRKLEAEKAEFEEFLAELNRAKDKEEFDRFMAARHNARSTAPQGGPSNDSGYQAPYQG